In Calorimonas adulescens, one DNA window encodes the following:
- a CDS encoding iron-containing alcohol dehydrogenase → MARYSQLCPIIYGEGTISLLGEEVKKLGCTKIMIVSGKTIAKSEVYAKCKKSLLSAGVELIEFNEVTPEPPDYIIDQGGEIAKAEKIDGIVAVGGGSSMDAAKAINILVNNPPPINQYFGNPFYKPGVPVVMVVTTAGTGSESTSVAVITDTVNNVKNSVIGAASLGILDPEATVSVSQETTAHTGMDAFAHAAEAITAKFPNPKSELLASDAIKRIMRYLPIAVKDGANIEARGNLLLASNFAGIAFNDALVHLGHAIAHSLGAKFHITHGVACALALPEVMKYAAGIDDSKVKIVGESMGISFSGNENSEEIGEIVAEAIRKFIKKLEIRSLRELGISKKNLIETSDMIFKDPCYNFVPKNLSKDEVVKILENMYENY, encoded by the coding sequence ATGGCAAGATATTCACAATTATGTCCGATAATCTATGGAGAGGGAACAATCAGTTTGCTTGGTGAAGAAGTTAAAAAACTAGGATGCACAAAGATAATGATTGTATCAGGAAAAACTATAGCAAAAAGCGAAGTTTACGCAAAGTGTAAGAAAAGCCTGCTGAGTGCAGGTGTAGAATTAATTGAGTTTAACGAAGTAACACCTGAACCTCCAGATTATATAATAGACCAAGGTGGAGAAATAGCTAAAGCTGAAAAAATTGATGGAATAGTAGCAGTAGGTGGTGGAAGCTCTATGGATGCAGCAAAAGCAATAAATATTTTAGTAAATAATCCTCCACCAATAAACCAATATTTTGGAAATCCATTCTACAAACCGGGAGTGCCGGTTGTCATGGTGGTTACAACAGCAGGGACAGGAAGTGAAAGTACAAGTGTGGCTGTTATAACAGATACTGTAAATAATGTTAAAAATTCAGTGATAGGAGCTGCATCTTTAGGAATATTAGACCCAGAAGCAACAGTTAGTGTGTCGCAAGAAACAACAGCCCATACCGGAATGGATGCATTCGCTCACGCTGCAGAAGCTATTACAGCAAAGTTTCCAAATCCTAAATCTGAACTTTTAGCTTCAGATGCAATAAAAAGAATAATGAGATATTTGCCTATTGCTGTCAAAGATGGTGCAAATATCGAGGCAAGGGGTAACCTTTTACTGGCAAGTAACTTTGCTGGTATTGCATTCAACGACGCTTTAGTTCACTTAGGCCATGCAATTGCCCATTCTCTGGGGGCAAAATTTCATATTACACATGGAGTTGCATGTGCATTAGCACTCCCTGAGGTAATGAAGTATGCAGCTGGAATTGACGATTCTAAGGTTAAGATTGTCGGTGAGTCAATGGGAATATCTTTTAGCGGAAATGAAAACAGCGAAGAAATAGGTGAAATTGTTGCTGAAGCAATAAGAAAATTCATTAAGAAACTTGAAATAAGATCTTTGAGGGAACTGGGGATATCAAAGAAAAATTTAATCGAGACCTCTGACATGATATTCAAAGATCCATGTTATAACTTTGTTCCTAAAAATCTAAGCAAAGATGAGGTTGTTAAGATATTGGAGAATATGTATGAAAACTATTGA